In Planctomycetia bacterium, one DNA window encodes the following:
- a CDS encoding RNA polymerase sigma factor — protein MDAIMTVGINDDDQALIVAAQQGSRTALDALIRRHDRWVRHVVYRALGNASAVEDVAQQVWTTVWQQIGTLVDPSAWRAWLYRTARNAAIDASQKSSRERRRRAPVDEQTLPDRDGSPALRLVRDEEHRRMLAAINGLPAIYREPFVLKHLEDWSYAQIGEALGLPVDTVETRLVRARRLLRSALNGSANP, from the coding sequence GTGGACGCAATCATGACGGTGGGTATCAACGACGACGACCAGGCGTTGATCGTCGCGGCGCAGCAGGGTTCGCGCACGGCGCTGGACGCGCTGATTCGCCGTCATGATCGCTGGGTTCGCCACGTTGTGTACCGCGCGCTGGGCAACGCTTCGGCGGTCGAAGACGTCGCCCAGCAGGTCTGGACGACGGTCTGGCAGCAGATCGGGACGCTGGTTGATCCGTCGGCGTGGCGGGCGTGGTTGTATCGCACGGCGCGGAACGCCGCGATCGACGCGAGCCAGAAGTCGTCGCGCGAACGCCGGCGGCGTGCCCCGGTGGACGAGCAGACGCTGCCCGATCGCGACGGTTCGCCGGCGCTGCGGCTCGTCCGGGATGAAGAACACCGTCGAATGCTCGCGGCGATCAATGGGTTACCCGCGATTTATCGCGAGCCGTTTGTATTGAAGCATCTGGAAGATTGGTCGTACGCGCAGATCGGCGAGGCCCTGGGGCTGCCGGTTGATACGGTGGAGACGCGGCTCGTTCGGGCACGGCGGCTGTTGCGGTCGGCCCTGAATGGATCGGCGAATCCGTAG
- a CDS encoding PDZ domain-containing protein: MRSIRWLAVLCCAAIASSSALAAIEEPAAQPAKVECQAVASVRIVAGDENCDPVVLEAFGDGDGTWVTEDGDHLTLAFVGAGDPTDANGGQKLVQKLRIAGDPDDPTSQPKVLAFVGNDDSGLKAGGPWLGVQFSPLPKPLAAQLKIESGIGLMISNVYEGSPADAAGLQQYDVITAVDGQKVTNNIGEFLEKVKVFQPGEAHAFSVVRGGQPITANITIGTRPAMDQMPKAKYEPDGEEMVGGNVFGRGGMLQKDATGNWTFKGFNLPDVPDVMKMIPDVSDLDFKFNLAVPGPGSHQVYVGKSQGKSIRVEKQNDGPFTVTTTETVNGNTNSTTKTYATEEELKAGDPEAHKLLQNGPSVHFFGKPLDGNKFEWRFDGDFMKNHEEAMKRVEETMKKLHENQGGVFGFAPGAHAGVILQRAKTSFETLPDGKLRVTLRSGEDELVDVYENADALKAARPELYEKYQSLQSQK; this comes from the coding sequence ATGCGATCCATTCGTTGGTTGGCGGTGTTGTGTTGTGCGGCCATCGCGTCAAGCTCGGCGCTGGCCGCGATCGAAGAGCCGGCCGCACAGCCGGCGAAGGTCGAGTGCCAGGCGGTCGCCAGCGTGCGAATCGTGGCGGGGGACGAAAACTGCGATCCCGTCGTGCTCGAAGCCTTTGGTGACGGCGACGGCACCTGGGTGACCGAGGACGGCGACCATCTCACGCTGGCGTTTGTCGGGGCGGGCGACCCGACCGATGCCAACGGCGGTCAGAAGCTAGTGCAAAAGCTCCGCATCGCCGGCGATCCCGACGATCCCACCAGTCAGCCGAAGGTGCTGGCGTTTGTTGGGAACGATGATTCAGGTCTGAAGGCCGGTGGTCCGTGGCTGGGGGTGCAGTTTTCGCCGCTGCCCAAACCGCTGGCGGCGCAGTTGAAGATCGAGAGCGGCATCGGCCTGATGATCAGCAACGTGTATGAAGGTTCGCCCGCCGACGCGGCCGGTCTTCAGCAGTACGACGTGATTACCGCCGTGGACGGGCAGAAAGTGACGAACAACATTGGCGAGTTTCTTGAAAAGGTGAAGGTCTTCCAGCCCGGCGAGGCCCACGCGTTCTCGGTGGTGCGCGGCGGCCAGCCGATCACGGCGAACATCACGATCGGCACGCGCCCGGCGATGGACCAGATGCCCAAGGCCAAGTACGAGCCGGACGGAGAGGAAATGGTCGGCGGAAACGTGTTCGGCCGCGGCGGTATGTTGCAGAAGGATGCGACGGGCAACTGGACGTTCAAGGGGTTCAACCTTCCGGACGTGCCGGATGTGATGAAGATGATTCCCGACGTGTCCGACTTGGATTTCAAGTTTAACCTGGCCGTGCCCGGCCCCGGTTCGCATCAGGTCTACGTCGGCAAGAGCCAGGGCAAGTCGATTCGCGTCGAAAAGCAGAACGACGGCCCGTTCACCGTGACGACCACCGAAACCGTCAACGGTAACACGAACAGCACGACCAAGACGTACGCCACCGAGGAGGAGTTGAAGGCGGGCGATCCCGAGGCGCACAAGCTGCTTCAGAACGGTCCATCGGTGCATTTCTTCGGCAAGCCGCTGGACGGCAACAAGTTTGAATGGCGATTCGATGGCGACTTCATGAAGAATCACGAGGAAGCCATGAAGCGCGTCGAGGAGACCATGAAGAAGCTGCACGAGAACCAGGGCGGCGTTTTCGGATTCGCCCCGGGCGCGCACGCCGGCGTGATTCTCCAACGCGCCAAGACCAGCTTCGAGACCCTGCCCGACGGCAAGCTGCGCGTCACCCTGCGCTCCGGCGAGGATGAACTGGTCGACGTGTATGAAAACGCCGACGCGCTGAAGGCGGCGCGGCCGGAGTTGTACGAAAAATACCAGTCGCTTCAGTCGCAGAAGTAA
- a CDS encoding methionine adenosyltransferase, whose translation MGHPDKVADQISDTVLDALLAKDPDARVACETLVTTGLVVVAGEITVHNKAAELALNNIENDIRNTIRDIGYTDPACQFDHKSCAVIRTIHSQSADISQGVTARKGKAQGAGDQGLMFGFACRETRALMPLPIHLSHRLVERLANVRESGEIPWLRPDSKSQVTIEYQGNTPVRLRTIVISTQHQDRPELLDRSGNVNDKFKKTIIDKVVKPVCLAECPKLWNNRITFHVNPTGRFVIGGPHGDTGLTGRKIIVDSYGGRGAHGGGAFSGKDPSKVDRSATYMARYVAKNIVAAGLADICEVQLAYAIGVADPVSVLVDTEGTARVPEHIIEKLVRDHFPLTPGGIISHLKLKRPIYRKTAAHGHFGRAGFSWEKTDIAPALKKAAARWMK comes from the coding sequence ATGGGCCATCCCGACAAAGTGGCCGATCAGATCTCCGACACGGTGCTGGACGCCCTGCTCGCCAAAGACCCCGACGCGCGCGTGGCATGTGAAACGCTCGTGACCACCGGTCTCGTCGTCGTCGCCGGCGAGATCACCGTCCACAACAAGGCCGCCGAGCTGGCGCTCAACAACATTGAGAACGACATTCGTAACACGATCCGCGACATCGGCTACACCGATCCGGCTTGCCAGTTCGACCACAAGAGCTGCGCCGTCATTCGCACGATCCACAGCCAGTCCGCGGACATCAGCCAGGGCGTCACGGCGAGGAAGGGCAAGGCCCAGGGCGCCGGCGACCAGGGACTGATGTTCGGCTTCGCCTGCCGCGAGACCCGCGCGCTCATGCCGCTGCCGATTCACCTGTCGCATCGGCTGGTCGAACGGCTGGCGAACGTGCGCGAATCGGGCGAGATTCCGTGGCTGCGGCCCGACTCGAAAAGCCAGGTCACGATCGAGTATCAGGGCAACACCCCGGTCCGCCTGCGGACGATTGTCATCTCCACGCAGCATCAGGATCGGCCAGAGCTGCTCGACCGCAGCGGCAACGTGAACGACAAATTCAAAAAGACAATCATTGACAAAGTGGTCAAGCCGGTCTGCCTCGCCGAATGCCCGAAGCTCTGGAACAACCGGATCACGTTCCACGTCAACCCCACGGGGCGGTTCGTCATCGGCGGTCCGCACGGCGACACGGGCCTGACCGGTCGCAAGATCATCGTGGACAGCTATGGCGGACGCGGGGCGCACGGCGGCGGCGCCTTCAGCGGAAAGGACCCGTCGAAGGTCGACCGCTCGGCGACCTACATGGCACGCTACGTCGCGAAGAACATCGTCGCGGCCGGACTGGCCGACATCTGCGAGGTGCAGTTGGCGTACGCGATCGGCGTGGCCGATCCGGTCAGCGTGCTGGTCGACACCGAGGGCACGGCGCGCGTGCCGGAGCACATCATTGAGAAGCTGGTGCGCGATCACTTCCCGCTGACCCCGGGCGGAATCATCAGCCATCTGAAGCTGAAGCGCCCGATCTATCGCAAGACGGCGGCGCACGGCCATTTCGGCCGCGCGGGCTTCAGCTGGGAGAAGACGGACATCGCCCCGGCGCTGAAGAAAGCCGCGGCGAGGTGGATGAAGTAA
- a CDS encoding beta-hydroxyacyl-ACP dehydratase has translation MPPPPILDLATLDCGSVLHSREEIYSFLPQRHEMSQLDGIIHVDRANMIMAGYRDVRPDEWWCRGHMPGSPIFPGVLMMETAAQLAAFAQHIFVPLPGAIMGFGGIDGAKFRGAVIPPARIILVNKAVDPRPRKFICATQAYVDGAMVFEGVIAGIQLKL, from the coding sequence ATGCCTCCGCCACCGATCCTTGATCTCGCCACGCTGGATTGCGGCAGTGTTCTTCACAGCCGTGAGGAGATTTATTCCTTCCTCCCGCAACGCCACGAAATGTCGCAACTCGACGGGATTATCCATGTCGATCGCGCCAACATGATCATGGCGGGCTATCGCGACGTTCGCCCCGACGAATGGTGGTGTCGCGGCCACATGCCTGGCAGCCCGATTTTTCCCGGTGTGCTCATGATGGAGACGGCGGCGCAATTGGCCGCCTTCGCCCAGCACATTTTCGTGCCCCTTCCCGGCGCAATCATGGGCTTCGGCGGCATCGACGGCGCGAAGTTTCGCGGCGCGGTGATCCCCCCGGCACGAATCATACTGGTCAACAAGGCGGTCGATCCTCGTCCGCGCAAATTCATCTGCGCAACCCAGGCCTACGTGGATGGTGCGATGGTGTTCGAAGGAGTCATTGCAGGAATTCAGTTGAAGTTATAG
- a CDS encoding histone H1, whose product MQEYEQLKQLVESCADDVAKAEGGNKAAGTRVRKAMQDIKNAAQTVRKKILEVRSSDTPS is encoded by the coding sequence ATGCAAGAGTACGAGCAATTGAAGCAGCTTGTGGAATCGTGCGCGGACGACGTGGCCAAAGCCGAAGGCGGCAACAAGGCGGCCGGCACGCGCGTCCGCAAGGCCATGCAGGACATCAAGAACGCCGCGCAGACAGTGCGGAAGAAGATTCTCGAAGTCCGCTCATCCGACACGCCCAGCTAG
- the rpmH gene encoding 50S ribosomal protein L34, whose protein sequence is MHYPHRKSYRKRARKHGFRARMRTPGGRKVIARKRRIGRKVNIRAKY, encoded by the coding sequence ATGCATTATCCCCATCGCAAGAGCTATCGGAAACGCGCCCGCAAGCACGGCTTCCGCGCCCGCATGCGCACCCCCGGCGGCCGCAAAGTCATCGCCCGCAAGCGAAGGATCGGGCGCAAGGTCAACATCCGCGCCAAGTATTGA
- a CDS encoding PIG-L family deacetylase gives MAAPATLDVLFTAPHPDDLEIGCGGTIAKLVKQGHRVGMVHLTNGEPTPHGSPETRMKEMKAAADTLGVQVLEMLGLPNRVLMDGPEPRYALATVIRKYKPRIVVGIAGRTVAASPDHYQSQLIIEAARFYSQLTKWDDRFGGTAPHAVDHLLYRPIPRSAEGHHYPSQLVVDITDTIDQKIASVSCYASQFPPGRLENLIHYIRSVGGYEGGGCGYRYGELFAVPRPIGVSDLAAQFGKWPVPSIIDTPRF, from the coding sequence ATGGCCGCACCCGCCACACTCGACGTCCTTTTCACCGCGCCCCATCCCGATGATCTCGAAATCGGCTGCGGCGGCACCATCGCCAAGCTCGTCAAACAGGGCCACCGCGTTGGCATGGTCCATCTCACCAACGGAGAACCCACGCCGCACGGCTCACCCGAAACGCGCATGAAAGAGATGAAAGCCGCCGCCGATACGCTCGGCGTGCAGGTGCTTGAAATGCTCGGTCTGCCCAATCGCGTGCTGATGGACGGACCGGAGCCGCGCTACGCGCTGGCGACCGTCATTCGCAAATACAAGCCGCGCATCGTCGTCGGAATCGCCGGCCGCACCGTCGCCGCCTCGCCCGATCACTATCAATCGCAGCTCATCATCGAAGCCGCGCGGTTTTATTCGCAGCTCACCAAGTGGGACGACCGCTTCGGCGGCACGGCGCCGCACGCGGTCGATCACCTGCTCTATCGACCGATCCCGCGCTCGGCCGAGGGGCATCACTATCCGTCGCAACTGGTCGTGGACATCACCGACACGATCGATCAGAAGATCGCGTCCGTGTCTTGCTACGCATCACAGTTCCCGCCCGGCCGGCTGGAGAATCTAATTCACTACATCCGCTCGGTCGGCGGCTACGAAGGCGGAGGTTGCGGGTACCGGTATGGGGAACTCTTTGCCGTCCCGCGCCCCATCGGCGTGAGCGACCTGGCGGCGCAATTCGGGAAATGGCCCGTGCCGTCGATTATCGACACGCCGCGATTTTGA
- a CDS encoding PilZ domain-containing protein, with protein MNQPVAVPSSTAHPINTTYVFEREIRRFLENTRPGKPVLYRERRQAVRFHRSVPIFVANLDAQSVDDHRVTLDNVSATGIGFLAETAFPVGSLLAVKLFWADPHAARVPAIVRHTEIRAQGFYVGAEFLLDDPSLCDRVASAVESWYG; from the coding sequence ATGAACCAACCCGTTGCCGTGCCTTCGTCCACGGCCCACCCGATCAACACGACATACGTCTTTGAGCGTGAGATTCGCCGCTTCCTGGAGAACACGCGGCCGGGCAAGCCGGTGCTCTACCGCGAGCGACGCCAAGCCGTGCGTTTCCACCGCTCGGTGCCGATCTTTGTCGCGAACCTCGACGCGCAAAGCGTCGACGACCATCGCGTCACGCTCGACAACGTTTCCGCAACGGGCATCGGCTTCCTCGCCGAGACGGCCTTTCCGGTCGGCTCGCTGCTGGCGGTCAAGCTCTTCTGGGCCGATCCGCACGCGGCGCGCGTGCCGGCGATCGTCCGCCATACCGAGATTCGGGCACAGGGATTCTATGTCGGCGCGGAATTCCTGCTGGACGATCCCAGTTTATGCGATCGCGTCGCGTCGGCCGTCGAATCGTGGTATGGATAA